The sequence TGCCGTGGGTGCTGGAGGAGTACGCGCTGCTGCCGTGCGGCGGGGCGTTGGGGCGCGGCTGCGGCCCGCTGGTGCTGACCCGCGAGCCGGGGCTCGACCTGGCCGGGCGGACGGTGGCCGTGCCGAGCGAACGCTCCACCGCCTACCTGTTGTTCCGGCTGTGGGCGGCGGACGTGCTGCCGGAGGGGGTCGGCAAGGTCGTCGTCCTGCCGTTCCACGAGATCATGCCGGCGGTCCGCGACGGCCGGGTGGACGCCGGACTGGTGATCCACGAGGCCCGGTTCACCTATCAGGACTACGGGCTGCACTGCCTGGCCGACATGGGTGAGCACTGGGAGTCGACGACCGGTCTGCCGATCCCGCTCGGCGCGATCATCGCCAAGCGCTCGCTGGGCGCGGAGCGGCTGCGCGCGCTGGCCGAGTCGGCCCGTACGTCGGTCCGGATGGCCTGGGACGACCCGGAGGCCTCCCGCCCGTACGTCCGCGCGCACGCCCAGGAGCTGGACCCGGCCGTCGCCGACCAGCACATCGGTCTCTACGTCAACGAGTTCACCGCCGGCCTCGGTGACTCCGGCTACGCGGCGGTGCGCGGGCTGCTCACCCGGGCGGCGGCCGAGGGGTTGGTACCGGCCATCGCGCCCGGCTCGCTGGACTTCCCGCAGGGCTGATCGCCCCGTACGCACGTCCGCGCCCCGCCGCTCTTTCGAGTGGCGGGGCGCGGTCGTACGCGTGCCGGTGGGACTCAGACGTCGAGCTGGTCGGCCACCGCGCGGAGCAGTCCGGCGATCTTCGTGCCGTGCACCTTGTCGGGGTAGCGGCCGCGCTCCAGCATCGGGGTGATGTTCTCCAGCAGGGTGGTGAGGTCCTGCACGATCGAGGCGAGCTCGTCGGGCTTGCGCCGCTGCGCCGCCGCGACGGAGGGTGCCGGGTCGAGTACCGTCACAGAAAGTGCCTGGTCACCGCGCTGGCCCGCGACGACACCGAACTCGACGCGCTGGCCGGGCTTGAGAGCGTCCACCCCGGCGGGGAGCACCGACGAGTGGACGAAGACGTCGCCGCCGTCGTCACGGGAGAGAAAGCCGAAGCCCTTCTCACTGTTGAACCACTTGACCTTGCCGGTAGGCACGTCCGTCCTCTGTCCTTGTGCTCGTCGGGGTCCGAAGGGCCGTGAACGGCTCCGGACAACAGCGCAGCGGGCCATGAGTGACCCGCCACCTCAAGGCTAGTGGTCGGGGGCCGGGTGACAAGACGTTCCCCGGTCCTTCACGGTCGGCTGCTTCGGCCAGGGAACTACCCTGGTGAGGTGACTGTTACTCCTCATTCAGACGAAGCGCGGCCCGGCGACGGACTCGTCAAGGCCGGCGGCATCGTGTTCATCGCCGGTGCCGTGGCCACGCTGGCGACCATGGCGCCGCTCTTCCTCGACATGGACCCGTTCCCGTCGTACGCGTGGGCGGTGTGCATGCTCATGGGCGTCGGCTTCGCCATCTCCGCGGCGGGCGTGCTCCGCTCGGCCGCGGCGCAGCGCCGGGCGGCCCGGGCCTCGCAGGCGTAGGGGCCGCCCCTGGCAGTCGGGAAGCTCTCAGACCGGCTGCGCGGCCACGTACTGGGCGAGCCACTGCGGCAGTGCGGTGAGGTCGGGCAGGACCACGTCCGCGCCCGCCTCGCGCAGTTCCTCCTCGGGGCACGGCCCGGTGGGCACCACCACCGACAGCGCGCCGGCCGTGCGGGCGCCGCGTACGTCGCCGACGTGGTCGCCGACGTAGACCTGCGCCCCGTACTCGCGCAGCGCACCGGCCTTGGCCTCCGCCCAGAGCCAGCCGACGACCGCGTCGGCCTCGATGCCGAGGTGCGACAGGTGCAGGCGGGCGTTGGGCTCGTGCTTGGCCGTGACCACGATCGCGCGTCCGCCCAGTGCCTGGACGGCCTCGATGGCCTCACGGGCGCCGGGCATCGCCGGGGTCGGCCCGATGGCGTAGGTGGGGTAGATCTCCCGGTAGCGGTCGGCCATGGCCGGGATATCGGCCTCCGGGAACCAGTGCGCGAGCTCCTCCTCCAGCGGCGGGCCCAGCCGGGTGACCGCCTCGTCGGCATCGATGAAGGTTCCCGTCTCGGCGGAGAGGGCCTGGTAGGCGGCCTTGATTCCCGGGCGTGAGTCGATGAGGGTCATGTCGAGGTCGAAGCCGACGGTGAGGTTCATACCCTCCATTGTGCCGAGGCGCCCGCACGGGAGGCCGACTGCGGGCCTCCCCCAGGAGAACGTCCGGTGCTCGGCCGGTTCCCGGCAGGTTCTCGGCGGATTCTCGGCGGGTGCGCGGCGGGTGCGCGGCTCCTTCGAAATTCTTCACCTCGGTGTTCAACCTTTTCCCGGCGGCGGCGCTCAGGACAGGGGTGAGAGACACCGTGTGAAGGGGAGGGCGGATGCCACCAGGCACCGAGCACGATTTCGAGGCCTTTGCCCGGGCCGGTCAACGCAAGCTGTACCGGACCGCGTACCTGCTGTGCGGGAACGCCGACGGCGCCCGCGATCTGACGCAGACGACGCTCGCGAAGCTGTTCCAGCACTGGCGGCGGGTGTCCGCCACCGAGTATCCCGACGCGTACGCGAGAACCGTGCTGACCCGCACCTTCCTCGCCGAGCGGCGACGGCGCCTGCGGGACCTGTTGGCCCACCGGCGCGCCGATCCGCCGGCTCCGTCCGAGCACGCCGACCTGCGGGTCACCCTGCTCGCCGCGCTGGCCGAACTCCCGCCGCGGGCCCGCGCCATGGTCGTCCTGCGCTACTGGGAGGACCTGAGCGTCGAGACCGTCGCCGAGCTGCTGCGCTGCAGCGAGGGCACCGTCAAGAGCCAGTGCTCACGCGCCCTGACGAAGCTGCGCGCGCGGCTCGGCGAGGCCCACATCTACGCCACCGAGAGCTGAGGAGACGCCATGGGTACCAACGAGGACCACACCACCGACGACCGGACCACGGCCGTGCTCGTCCGGGACGCGATGGACCGTGTCACCGCGGAACTGCCCGTCACGGCGGACCTGGTGGGCCCGGCCCGCGCCCAGGGCCTGCGCCGCAGGGCGCGCTTCCGGGCGACGATCGGCGGCGCGGTCCTGGCCGTGGCCGGACTCGGCCTGGCCGGCGCCTTCGTCCTGCCGGGCGGCGACGACGAGGGGCCGACCGGCAGCACCGGGGTGATCGACGTGGCCGCGCCGCCCACGAGCTCCGCACCACCGCCGCCGATCCACCTCGAACCCAGTCCGGGCGAATCGTCGATGGCCGACCTGCCGCCCGCCGAACGGGCCCGGCAGGAGAACTTCCAGAACCGGGCCGTCGGGGTGCTCCAGCAGCTGCTGCCGCCGTCGGTCGGCACCGTGCAGCGGATCGACCTGGGCGTGCGGCAGTACCAGGGCAGCAAGGACGGCAAGACCTTCCACATCATCTTCTCGGTGCGGCCGTCCGACCCGAGCATGGAGCCCCAGACCTGCCGCGAGATCAAGGGCACGGTCTGCTCGAAGGCCACCC comes from Streptomyces virginiae and encodes:
- a CDS encoding 1,4-dihydroxy-6-naphthoate synthase; this encodes MSTTTGEALKIAYSPCPNDTFVFDAWAHGRVPGAPALDVTFADIDITNGMAERGELDVLKVSYAVLPWVLEEYALLPCGGALGRGCGPLVLTREPGLDLAGRTVAVPSERSTAYLLFRLWAADVLPEGVGKVVVLPFHEIMPAVRDGRVDAGLVIHEARFTYQDYGLHCLADMGEHWESTTGLPIPLGAIIAKRSLGAERLRALAESARTSVRMAWDDPEASRPYVRAHAQELDPAVADQHIGLYVNEFTAGLGDSGYAAVRGLLTRAAAEGLVPAIAPGSLDFPQG
- a CDS encoding cold-shock protein; its protein translation is MPTGKVKWFNSEKGFGFLSRDDGGDVFVHSSVLPAGVDALKPGQRVEFGVVAGQRGDQALSVTVLDPAPSVAAAQRRKPDELASIVQDLTTLLENITPMLERGRYPDKVHGTKIAGLLRAVADQLDV
- a CDS encoding HAD family hydrolase, translating into MNLTVGFDLDMTLIDSRPGIKAAYQALSAETGTFIDADEAVTRLGPPLEEELAHWFPEADIPAMADRYREIYPTYAIGPTPAMPGAREAIEAVQALGGRAIVVTAKHEPNARLHLSHLGIEADAVVGWLWAEAKAGALREYGAQVYVGDHVGDVRGARTAGALSVVVPTGPCPEEELREAGADVVLPDLTALPQWLAQYVAAQPV
- a CDS encoding SigE family RNA polymerase sigma factor gives rise to the protein MPPGTEHDFEAFARAGQRKLYRTAYLLCGNADGARDLTQTTLAKLFQHWRRVSATEYPDAYARTVLTRTFLAERRRRLRDLLAHRRADPPAPSEHADLRVTLLAALAELPPRARAMVVLRYWEDLSVETVAELLRCSEGTVKSQCSRALTKLRARLGEAHIYATES